The genome window AATTGCACAGGCTAAGGGTACGTGGATAACATTTTTAGGGTCGGATGATGCATTATATCCAACTGCTTTTGATGATTATGCTAACTTTTTATCCACGATTGATAAAGATGTAAAGTATGTTTCGTCAAAATTAAATTTAACTGATGGAGATAGAAATGTAATTAAAACTTTAGGATTACCTTGGGACTGGAAAACTTGTAGACTGCAAAATGTTATTGCCCATCCGGGTTCTTTACATCATAGCGAGCTATATGAGAAATATGGATTATATGATACAAGTTATAAAATATGTGCAGACTTTGAATTTTTATTAAGACCAGGAAAATATTTGAAAAGTGCCTTTATGGATAAAATTACTGTGAAAATGCAACAGGGTGGAATAAGTACAAATGCTGCAAATGTATTTATAGAACACCATCGAGCAGCAATAGCAACTGGAGAATTGAATCCATTTTTAGCGTTTTTTTTTCTTAACTATCAATTTTTTAAATTTCGTATCAAGTCTTTCATTAGGAAGATGGGCATGAAAATCTAACTCAATCTAACTCATAAATTGTTGAAAATTTTAAATTTTTATAATCAAAGGCATGAAAATTTTAGTAATTAATGACCATAAATTTGGTGATGAAACAGAGTTTGTTGTGAGTTTAAATATTTAGTTATTTAAGGATATAATATCAATAGAAGTATTTACGGTGAAGAAATTTGTCCTAAAGCAGCCCTTTTTTCATTTATCTATTCTTTCAAAAAAAAACTTGTATAATTGAAACATCTTTTGCAGGGGGATTTTTAGCGTCAGGTTTTTGGCACGCTTTTTTTATTGAGAAACCAAGATCAAATGCGTATTGTTTAAAATTATTCCAAGAAACATATGGTTTTGGTCTTGGCTTAGGTAGTCATAGAGTTTCAAGTATTTTTTTAATTTGTTTGCAAATTCTGAATACCTTATAATATTTTTTGTTTTCTAGTTGTTTAGGGCTCTTTTAAGAGAGATGAAATTTTATAAAAATAGATATAAATATACATCAATTATTGCTATCTTGTTTTGATGTAGTTTATTTAATTGCTCAGATATTAGCGTTACCTGATTTAAGCAATCCTACATTTTGATAGTGGAAATTAATTGTATTTCTTAATAGCAATAATAACAATAGTTTAGTTATGTTGATTCAATATTTTATGAAAATTATTTTTTAACCAAATATAAAATGAAAACAAAATAATGATTATAGTTAATTCTCGTTTTTTGACCCAACCAATAACAGGTGTGCAGCGTTTTGCAATTGAAATTTGTATAAGATTAAAAAAAAAATTTAAAGACGAAATACAATTTGTTACTCCTTCAAATATTATTCATTATAAATTAGCTAAAGAGTTAGATGCCCAAATTATCGGAAAAAAAAATGGGCATATATGGGAACAAATTGATTTACCAAAATATTTATATAAAATTAAAAAACCGTTATTGTTAAATTTATGTAATACAGCTCCTTTATTTTATAAAAATAAAATTGTTACGCTACATGATGTAGCTTTTTTGGCTTATCCAGAAACCTATTCCAAAAAGTTTTTGTTTTTTTATAAGTTTTTAATACCTAAAGTAATTCATTCGTCAAAGCATGTTCTTACTGTAAGTGATTTTTCTAAAAGTGAAATTGTTAAGTTTTACAAGATTTCTGAAGATAAAATAGCGGTAATCTATAACGCTGTAGATAGTCAATTTTCTAATGGTTCAAGTTCATTAGAGCAAGCGAAAGTTCCGTATTTAGTAGCAGTTTCGTCTTTAAACTATAGAAAAAATTTACATTCAGTGCTTGTCGCTTTTAAAAAAATATCAAGTGAATATGAAAATAACTTGCAACTAATAGTTATTGGAGATATAAAAAGTAAAAGTTTTAAAGCGATTGATATAGAGGAATATAATAATAATAATAATAAAGCCATTCGATTTGTTGGGCGAGTTTCTGATGAACAGTTAATAAAATTTTATACAAATGCATTGGGTTTTATTTATCCTTCTTATTATGAGGGTTTTGGGATACCTCCTTTAGAAGCACAAGCTTGTGGATGTCCAGTGATTGTTTCGAATGTTAGTTCTTTGCCAGAGGTTTTTAAGGATAGTGCATTATATTGTAATCCAAATTCGATTGATGAAATAAGTAACGCAATGACTACTTTGGTAAAAAACAAAGACATAAGGGAGCAGTTAATAGAAAAAGGCGCACAAAATCTGTTACGCTTTTCTTGGGATCAAAGTGCTTTAAAATTAAGTAACATTATTAATAATAACATTAAATGAGAGTAGCATTAGTTCAAGATTGGTTGACCGAAATGGGAGGTGCTGAAAAAGTTTTTGCCTCTATACATTCTTTGTATCCAGATGCCGACATCTTTACACTAGTTGCCAACGATGATATTCTAGAAAAACTCAATATTGATAAATCAAAGGTTACTACCTCATTTATACAACGTTTGCCAGGATGTCCTAAACGGTATAGAAACTATTTTCCTTTGTTTAAATATGGAATAGAAGAGTTTGATTTATCATCGTATGATTTAGTTATAAGTTCTTCCTATTGTGTGGCAAAGGGAGTGTTAACCAATCATAATCAGGTACATATTAGTTATTGTCATTCTCCGGTACGTTATGCATGGGATTTGCATCATAAATATATTAAAGAAGCCAATCTAGAAAGTGGTTTTAAGGGTATGATTGCAAAATATTTTTTGCATCATTTACGTATTTGGGATATAGCCAGTTCCAATCGTGTAGATCATTTTATAGCTAATTCAAATTTTATAGCATCAAGGATTAATAAAATTTACCGTCGTAAATCAGATACAATTTATCCCCCTGTCGATGTAGATGCTTTTACATTACAGACTAATAAAGAAAATTTCTACATAACGTGTTCTCGATTAGTTCCTTATAAAAAAGTAGATCTTATTGTGGATGCCTTTTCAAAAATGCCTGACAAAGAACTTGTGGTTATTGGTGATGGTCCAGAATTTAAAAAATTAAATAAAGTTGTGTCAAGCCTTCCAAATATAAAAATGTTAGGTTATCAAAGTTTTGAAGTTTTGAAAGAAAAAATGGCTAAAGCGAAGGCATTTGTATTTGCTGCAGAAGAGGATTTTGGAATTGTACCTGTAGAAGCACAAGCCTGTGGTACACCTGTAATTGCTTATGGAAAGGGAGGAAGTCTTGAGACTGTAAAGCATGGTTTAACAGGGATTTTGTTTAAGGAACAAACTAGTGATTCAATAATTGTGGCTGTTGAAGAATTTGAACAATTGAGTTTTGATCCAGTTATAATCCGTACTCATGCTGAAAGTTTTAGTACAGAGATATTTAATAATAGTTTTTTGTCTTTTGTTAAAGAAAAAATAGTAACAGTTTAGTGTTATTTAGAATGTTTTTTTTAATGTAAAAGAACTAGTTTTTTGGTTAAAGATTTATTGTTCCATGTAAAACAACTGAAATTAATCAGCTATATAGGAGACTGTATAAATAATAATTATTTGTAAGCTATTGAAGTAGCTTTTTTATCTTATATTTCCCTAGTAGAGAGTAATTTTAGGGTTTAAATTTACTTTTACATAGTTTCTGATTTTTTTTTAATTGAGGAATTATAAAATAATAATAATATTTAATATGAAGATTTTACAGAAATTATCTAATCATAATTCATCTCGTTATTTCAAACTTTTATTTGTAGTTTGGGATATTATCTTGTTGAATAGTGCTATAGTTTTGTCTGCTTTATGTAGATTTGGCAATATAGAACATCTTTTCTTAAAAGAAGTGCAGACAGTTTCTTTATTAGCAAACATCTTATGGATTGGATTATTGTTGCATCATGATTCTTATAGGATTGTTAGAGTGGAATCAATTGAATCTATATTAAAAAGAACTACAAAAAAAATTGTAATTCATATAGCATTAATAGCTGTTTTTGTAGGTTTCTTAAAATATTCGCGTATTTCAAATCTAAGATTGTCTTATTTTTATGTTTTTTTCTTTTGTCTTTTAATGATTTCTAGATATTTAAGCATGAAGCTTTTAGGGTATATTAGAGCTAAAGGCTATAATTTTAGAAGTTTTATTATTGTTGGAGCTAATGATACTGGCGAAAGAATTCGTAAGGTATTGGCAAGAGACTTGACTTACGGTTATCGGTTTTTAGGTTTTTTTGATGAAAAGGTTGATCCTTTTGCATTTATATCATCTCCTATTTTAGGAGATTTTGACTATATTGAGGAGTTTCTTTTTAAGAAACAAGTCGACGAAATGTATGTTGCATTGCATATTGATAATATTGCTGTAATTAATAAATTGATTCAAATTTGTGAACATCATATGGTTCGCATTAAATTCATACCTGATTTTCAGTTATATACCAAATCTAGTAAAGTGGAAATTTCTTTTTATGAGAATACACCAGTATTGATGTTTCGTAGTGAACCGTTAGAGTTTACTGTAAACCGTCTAGTGAAAAAGACATTTGATATTTTCTTTTCGTTAAGTGTAATTTTATTGATTTTCCCGTGGCTTTTTCCTATTTTGATGTTGATTATAAAGTTAGAATCTCCCGGGCCTGTTTTTTTTACACAAGAGCGTACAGGAAGAGATAATAGGTCTTTTAAGTGTTTGAAATTTAGGAGTATGAGAGTAAATACTTCTTCTAATGATTTACAGGCTAAAAAAGGAGACAGCCGTCTAACTAGATCAGGCGCGTTTATTCGTAAAACTAGTATTGATGAACTTCCTCAGTTTTTTAATGTGCTTTGGGGAGATATGTCTGTGGTGGGACCAAGACCACATATGGTGAATCATACAATACAATATAGTGGTCTGATTAATAATTATTTAGTACGTCAATATGCTAAACCAGGGATTACTGGCTGGGCGCAGGTAAACGGATACCGTGGAGAGACAAAAGAACTTATAGATATGGAGAATCGGGTAGATTTTGATATATGGTATATTGAGAATTGGAGTTTGTTACTGGATGTGAAAATTATTATAAAGACAGTTGTAAATGTTTTTAAAGGGGAAGAAAATGCATATTAAATACATAATGATAAAAGATAACTAATATGTTTTTTATTGCAAATGCAAATCGTTGATTGAAAAAAAAATAAATACTTATATTTGTCCCGTAAAACTGTAAATCTGATGAAATTGAAATTTTCTTTTTTTACAAAAATATCTGCTTTTTGGATATTTTTGTTTTTACTTGGTGCTTGTGCCTCAAAAGGTGATATTGTCTATTATCAAAATATTGATAGAATGACAACTCAAAAAAATGCAAATAGTTATGAAATTAAAATTCAGCCAGATGATTTATTATCTATTATTGTTTCTGCGGAAGATTTAGAAATTGCTTTGCCATTTAATTTGCGGTCTGTAAGTGTGGTTAGCCAAAGCAGACAAAATAGTGCAAGAGGTGAGGAAACTATGCAGTCC of Flavobacterium marginilacus contains these proteins:
- a CDS encoding glycosyltransferase family 2 protein, with amino-acid sequence MTKPLISLIIATYNSGSFLTYCLDSIESQSFKDFELIIIDGNSTDQTVDILKKYDKSINYWISEKDSGIYDAWNKGIAQAKGTWITFLGSDDALYPTAFDDYANFLSTIDKDVKYVSSKLNLTDGDRNVIKTLGLPWDWKTCRLQNVIAHPGSLHHSELYEKYGLYDTSYKICADFEFLLRPGKYLKSAFMDKITVKMQQGGISTNAANVFIEHHRAAIATGELNPFLAFFFLNYQFFKFRIKSFIRKMGMKI
- a CDS encoding glycosyltransferase family 4 protein — its product is MIIVNSRFLTQPITGVQRFAIEICIRLKKKFKDEIQFVTPSNIIHYKLAKELDAQIIGKKNGHIWEQIDLPKYLYKIKKPLLLNLCNTAPLFYKNKIVTLHDVAFLAYPETYSKKFLFFYKFLIPKVIHSSKHVLTVSDFSKSEIVKFYKISEDKIAVIYNAVDSQFSNGSSSLEQAKVPYLVAVSSLNYRKNLHSVLVAFKKISSEYENNLQLIVIGDIKSKSFKAIDIEEYNNNNNKAIRFVGRVSDEQLIKFYTNALGFIYPSYYEGFGIPPLEAQACGCPVIVSNVSSLPEVFKDSALYCNPNSIDEISNAMTTLVKNKDIREQLIEKGAQNLLRFSWDQSALKLSNIINNNIK
- a CDS encoding glycosyltransferase, which translates into the protein MRVALVQDWLTEMGGAEKVFASIHSLYPDADIFTLVANDDILEKLNIDKSKVTTSFIQRLPGCPKRYRNYFPLFKYGIEEFDLSSYDLVISSSYCVAKGVLTNHNQVHISYCHSPVRYAWDLHHKYIKEANLESGFKGMIAKYFLHHLRIWDIASSNRVDHFIANSNFIASRINKIYRRKSDTIYPPVDVDAFTLQTNKENFYITCSRLVPYKKVDLIVDAFSKMPDKELVVIGDGPEFKKLNKVVSSLPNIKMLGYQSFEVLKEKMAKAKAFVFAAEEDFGIVPVEAQACGTPVIAYGKGGSLETVKHGLTGILFKEQTSDSIIVAVEEFEQLSFDPVIIRTHAESFSTEIFNNSFLSFVKEKIVTV
- a CDS encoding undecaprenyl-phosphate glucose phosphotransferase; translation: MKILQKLSNHNSSRYFKLLFVVWDIILLNSAIVLSALCRFGNIEHLFLKEVQTVSLLANILWIGLLLHHDSYRIVRVESIESILKRTTKKIVIHIALIAVFVGFLKYSRISNLRLSYFYVFFFCLLMISRYLSMKLLGYIRAKGYNFRSFIIVGANDTGERIRKVLARDLTYGYRFLGFFDEKVDPFAFISSPILGDFDYIEEFLFKKQVDEMYVALHIDNIAVINKLIQICEHHMVRIKFIPDFQLYTKSSKVEISFYENTPVLMFRSEPLEFTVNRLVKKTFDIFFSLSVILLIFPWLFPILMLIIKLESPGPVFFTQERTGRDNRSFKCLKFRSMRVNTSSNDLQAKKGDSRLTRSGAFIRKTSIDELPQFFNVLWGDMSVVGPRPHMVNHTIQYSGLINNYLVRQYAKPGITGWAQVNGYRGETKELIDMENRVDFDIWYIENWSLLLDVKIIIKTVVNVFKGEENAY